One Micropterus dolomieu isolate WLL.071019.BEF.003 ecotype Adirondacks linkage group LG23, ASM2129224v1, whole genome shotgun sequence DNA window includes the following coding sequences:
- the alg9 gene encoding alpha-1,2-mannosyltransferase ALG9 — translation MAAKALRQRNRRGSRQDANNVNTPSEARQPKEEKGSDDSSITETRQESVSRGGQVWAPEASTAFKCLLSARFCAALLSNISDCDETFNYWEPMHYLLYGTGMQTWEYSPLYAIRSYAYLWLHALPACVHAHVLQTNKVLVFYFVRCVLAFSCCACELYFYKAVCKKFGLHVGRLMLAFLVLSTGMFCSSAAFLPSSFCMYTTMVAMTGWFQDSTPLAIMGVAAGAIVGWPFSALIGIPIAFDLLVLKREWKSFLTWSAVAVLLLLVPLVAVDSFFYGKLVIAPLNILLYNVFTPHGPDLYGTEPWYFYFVNGILNFNLVFALALFSLPLTTLMETLLHRFNVQNLGRPYWLTLSPMYLWMLVFFTRPHKEERFLFPIYPLICLSGAVALSSLQKCYHFLFQRYRLEHYTISSNWLALSGVVVFAVLSLSRSVALFRGYHAPLDLYPEFHRIAKDPTLHSVPEGRPVSVCVGKEWYRFPSSFLLPHNWQLHFIQSEFKGQLPQPYASDPLATQIIPANMNDQNLEEPTRYVDLRYCHYVVDLDTDEETPLEPRYSASKEEWNVIAYKPFLQASRSSPLFRAFYIPFISDHHTIYSRYVILKPRRQKQPRKRTHG, via the exons ATGGCGGCCAAGGCGCTCCGGCAGCGAAACAGGCGAGGCAGCAGACAAGATGCAAACAACGTGAACACCCCCTCCGAAGCTCGGCAACCGAAAGAGGAGAAAGGCAGCGATGACAGCAGTATCACAGAGACTCGGCAAGA gtCTGTAAGTCGTGGAGGGCAGGTATGGGCTCCAGAAGCTTCAACTGCATTTAAATGCCTACTCTCCGCACGTTTCTGTGCAGCTTTGCTCAGCAACATCTCAGACTGTGATGAGACCTTCAACTACTGGGAGCCT ATGCACTACCTGCTATACGGCACGGGGATGCAAACATGGGAATATTCTCCATTGTACGCAATTAGGTCGTACGCTTACTTATGGCTACATGCTCTTCCTGCTTGTGTGCATGCCCACGTTCTCCAGACAAATAAG gtgttggTGTTCTACTTTGTACGGTGTGTCTTAGCGTTCTCCTGCTGTGCCTGTGAGCTCTATTTCTACAA GGCAGTTTGTAAGAAGTTTGGTTTGCATGTGGGTCGTCTGATGTTAGCATTCCTCGTCCTGAGCACAGGAATGTTCTGCTCGTCTGCAG CATTCTTACCTTCCTCTTTCTGTATGTATACGACGATGGTTGCCATGACGGGATGGTTTCAGGACTCAACACCGTTAGCCATTATGGGCGTGGCTGCCGGTGCCATTGTTGGATGGCCATTCTCTGCTCTGATTGG GATTCCAATTGCCTTCGACCTGCTGGTGTTAAAGAGGGAGTGGAAAAGTTTTCTCACCTGGTCAGCTGTTGCTGTGCTTCTGCTGCTG GTACCCCTAGTGGCAGTGGACTCTTTCTTTTATGGCAAACTGGTCATTGCTCCACTCAATATTCTACTGTATAATGTCTTCACACCACATGGACCCGATCTGTACG GTACAGAGCCGTGGTATTTCTACTTTGTAAATGGAATCCTGAACTTCAACCTGGTGTTTGCTCTGGCACTGTTTTCTCTGCCATTGACTACTCTCATGGAGACACTGTTACACAGGTTCAATG TGCAGAACCTGGGCCGTCCATACTGGCTGACTCTGTCTCCCATGTATCTGTGGATGTTGGTTTTCTTCACCAGACCCCATAAAGAAGAGCGTTTTCTCTTTCCCATCTACCCTCTTATCTGCCTCAGTGGAGCTGTAGCCCTCTCTTCTCTACAG AAATGCTACCACTTCCTGTTCCAGCGCTACAGACTGGAGCACTACACTATCTCATCCAACTGGTTGGCTCTGAGCGGAGTAGTGGTCTTCGCAGTGCTGTCACTGTCACGCTCTGTCGCCCTCTTCAGAG GCTACCACGCCCCTCTGGACCTGTACCCAGAGTTCCATCGCATCGCCAAGGATCCAACTCTCCACTCAGTCCCTGAAGGCAgacctgtgagtgtgtgtgtgggcaaaGAGTGGTACCGCTTCCCAAGCAGCTTCCTTCTACCGCACAA CTGGCAACTGCACTTCATTCAGTCTGAATTTAAAGGGCAGCTGCCTCAGCCATACGCCTCTGATCCTCTGGCCACACAGATCATCCCTGCTAACATGAACGACCAGAACCTGGAGGAGCCAACCAGATAT GTGGATTTACGGTACTGCCACTACGTAGTAGACCTGGACACAGATGAAGAGACGCCACTTGAGCCACGTTATTCAGCCAGCAAAGAGGAGTGGAACGTCATCGCCTATAAGCCTTTCCTTCAAGCATCAAG GTCATCTCCTCTCTTCAGAGCGTTCTACATCCCGTTTATATCAGACCATCACACCATCTACAGCCGCTACGTCATCTTGAAACCACGGCGGCAAAAGCAGCCTCGAAAGCGGACCCATGGTTGA
- the layna gene encoding layilin, which yields MDLLTIFCHLLVLCFDPSAATSLITADIFEARGQRVCKAGKGKPCYKLAYFSELRRRLNFVEAELACRRDGGQLLSVESASEQKVIEQLITDLRPTDGDFWIGLRRNHGDENSSSDCSSQYYWLDGSKSTFRNWHWDEPSCGYEVCVVMYHQPSAPPGQGGLYMFKWNDDNCETKNNFICKYTAEEPLDPSPSPHPTTATTLNLVYIIIPTIPLILLLLTVTGVCCFKLLTRRRRKQQKSEVCQTDPGVSSSTPTDVYNVIRSQKDDDLVSTRPHTKITSFLCSSPDTPTGDYDNLGGRDTESGFVTLASTESGFLNFDLNDLSLGRRGTRDFYDTSLGRSGKRDLNDSSLGCTGHREFNDRSLGRRTTKSEHYSSSLYGDHGLYDGSIRGGSDLYDPKLRPGGHTVKADLYQTYITNGKEDTYQTSLGTYGNRKSYQANLDCYQNGLNLDGGRRYFNEQEWINRENY from the exons ATGGACCTGCTAACAATCTTCTGTCACCTCCTGGTTTTATGTTTCGATCCGTCTGCAGCCACAAGCCTCATTACAG CGGATATATTTGAAGCCAGAG GTCAACGTGTGTGCAAGGCAGGGAAAGGGAAGCCGTGTTACAAGCTGGCCTATTTCTCCGAGCTCCGGCGGAGGCTGAACTTCGTAGAGGCAGAACTCGCCTGCAGACGGGACGGAGGGCAGCTTCTGAGCGTGGAGTCGGCGTCCGAGCAGAAGGTCATAGAGCAGCTCATCACAGACCTCCGTCCAACTGATGGAGACTTCTGGATAGGTCTCCGCCGTAACCATGGCGACGAGAACAGCAGCTCAGACTGCTCCTCGCAGTACTACTGGCTGGACGGCAGCAAGTCTACATTTAG aAACTGGCACTGGGATGAGCCATCATGCGGCTACGAGGTGTGTGTGGTGATGTATCACCAACCGTCCGCTCCTCCTGGTCAGGGGGGGCTCTACATGTTCAAGTGGAATGACGATAATTGCGAAACCAAAAACAATTTCATCTGCAAATACACTGCAG AGGAGCCACTGGACCCTTCCCCTTCTCCACACCCCACTACAGCAACAA CTCTGAATTTGGTTTACATCATCATTCCCACCATTCCCCTGATACTGCTGTTACTGACAGTGACCGGAGTTTGCTGCTTCAAACTGCTTACCAGACG AAGGAGGAAGCAGCAGAAATCAGAAGTATGCCAGACAGACCCGGGCGTCAGCTCCAGCACTCCAACTGATGTATACAACGTTATTCGCTCCCAGAAGGATGACGACCTGGTTTCAACTCGCCCGCACACCAAAATCACCTCCTTTTTATGCTCCTCTCCTGACACACCGACAGGGGACTATGACAACCTGGGGGGTCGGGACACCGAAAGCGGCTTTGTCACACTTGCCAGCACGGAGAGCGGCTTCCTCAACTTTGACCTCAATGACCTCAGCCTTGGGCGTCGTGGCACCCGAGACTTCTATGACACCAGCTTGGGCCGCTCAGGAAAGAGGGACTTGAACGACAGTAGTCTGGGTTGCACTGGGCATAGAGAGTTTAATGACAGGAGTCTAGGTCGTCGTACAACAAAGAGTGAGCATTACAGCAGCAGTTTGTACGGAGACCACGGATTGTATGATGGCAGTATCAGAGGAGGGAGTGACCTCTATGATCCCAAACTGAGGCCTGGAGGTCACACAGTAAAGGCTGACCTCTATCAGACATACATCACCAACGGCAAGGAGGACACTTACCAAACCAGCCTCGGAACCTATGGAAACCGGAAATCCTACCAAGCAAATCTGGATTGCTACCAAAATGGCCTGAATCTTGATGGCGGAAGGAGATACTTCAATGAACAAGAATGGATAAACAGAGAAAACTACTGA